Proteins encoded by one window of Podarcis muralis chromosome 11, rPodMur119.hap1.1, whole genome shotgun sequence:
- the LOC144329218 gene encoding proteinase-activated receptor 1-like: MRCTSEAETGASLKILFSLLSIVSTIFSTASANNSTFPLPAYGFPVYKNHVNNSSQTTEDGEKYLTGPWMTRFVPSLHTAVVIFSLPLNIMAVLMFVVKLRLKKPAVVYMLNLASADVLFVSVLPFKIAYNFSGNNWIFGPEMCRFVAAAFYCNMYCSVLLMMVISVDRFLAVVYPMQSLSWRTARRASLVCFLIWLLAIAGVIPLLVSEQTQRLSRLNITTCHDTLDIFAIMKIFRHYYSALSILFFFIPLLISVTSYVCIIRKLSSSNVAAEPSKRRRAILLSVAVMSSFIICFGPTNVLLLVHSLRISPDQPLESLYFAYILAVCTGTINCCIDPLIYYYASSKCQKQVWDLLCYKKHSAFAQSSQTTSSNATNLLSGPNNLSQA; this comes from the exons ATGAGGTGCACCTCTGAGGCAGAAACAGGCGCTTCCCTCAAGATCCTCTTTTCTCTGCTCAGTATAGTCTCCACCATATTTAGCACGGCAAGTGCAAACA attccacatttccccttcctgcttATGGTTTCCCTGTATATAAAAATCATGTAAACAACTCCAGTCAAACCACAGAAGATGGTGAAAAATACTTGACTGGTCCATGGATGACTCGCTTTGTTCCTTCACTCCACACTGCTGTGGTTATCTTCAGCCTTCCTTTAAACATTATGGCAGTTCTCATGTTTGTGGTCAAATTAAGGCTTAAGAAACCAGCTGTGGTGTACATGCTCAACCTGGCTTCTGCAGATGTCCTCTTCGTGAGTGTGCTTCCTTTTAAAATCGCCTACAacttttctggaaacaactggATCTTTGGACCTGAAATGTGTCGATTTGTCGCTGCTGCCTTCTACTGCAACATGTACTGCTCCGTCCTGCTGATGATGGTTATAAGCGTGGACCGTTTCCTGGCCGTGGTGTACCCAATGCAGTCCCTGTCCTGGCGCACAGCAAGACGGGCCTCGCTGGTCTGCTTTCTCATCTGGCTTCTGGCTATAGCTGGGGTGATACCTCTGCTTGTCAGTGAGCAAACACAGAGATTATCCCGGTTAAATATTACGACCTGTCACGATACATTAGATATATTTGCTATTATGAAGATATTTCGGCATTACTATTCTGCATTAtctattttgttcttttttataccGTTATTAATCTCTGTTACCTCTTATGTGTGCATTATAAGGAAACTTTCTTCGTCCAATGTTGCTGCAGAGCCTAGTAAAAGGAGACGTGCCATTCTCCTGTCTGTAGCTGTCATGTCTTCTTTTATTATCTGTTTTGGTCCTACAAATGTCCTATTACTAGTGCACAGCTTGCGCATCTCACCTGATCAACCCCTTGAAAGCCTGTATTTTGCCTACATCTTAGCAGTCTGCACTGGTACCATAAACTGCTGCATTGATcccttaatttattattatgcttCTTCAAAGTGTCAAAAGCAGGTGTGGGATCTCCTTTGCTATAAGAAGCATTCTGCTTTTGCACAAAGCAGTCAGACAACAAGCAGCAATGCCACTAACCTTTTAAGCGGCCCGAATAATTTGTCTCAAGCATAG
- the LOC114606839 gene encoding proteinase-activated receptor 1-like produces MRFTTGGQMDPSLKILFPLFSMVFTLFSTARAKNSSLDIQGLYFASFPAMEINANDKEIITIDTLNNNNQSIEQVAIKKQAEKYLTGPWMTRFVPSLHTAVVILSLPLNITAILMFVVKLRLKKPTVVYMLNLASADVLFVSVLPFKIAYNFSGNNWIFGPVMCHFVTAAFYCNMYCSVLLMMVISVDRFLAVVYPIQSLSWRTARRASLVCFLIWLLAIAGVVPLIVNEQTQRLSRLNITTCHDTLDISVIMDIFRYNFSVLSILFFFIPLLISVTCYVCIIRKLSSSSVATKTAKKRRAILLSLAVLSSFIICFGPTNVLLLVHNLRISPDQPLDSLYFAYSLAVCIGTINCCIDPLIYYYGSSGCQKQVWDLLCYKKQSDLEQSSQTTSSNATNLFFCGLKKLSQA; encoded by the exons ATGAGGTTCACCACTGGAGGACAAATGGACCCCTCTCTGAAGATCCTGTTTCCTCTGTTTAGTATGGTCTTCACCTTATTCAGCACAGCAAGAGCAAAAA ATTCATCCTTGGACATCCAGGGTCTTTATTTTGCTAGTTTCCCTGCTATGGAAATAAATGCTAATGATAAAGAAATAATTACTATTGatacattgaacaacaacaatcAATCCATAGAGCAAGTGGCTATCAAAAAACAAGCTGAAAAATACTTGACTGGTCCATGGATGACTCGCTTTGTTCCTTCACTCCACACTGCTGTGGTTATTTTGAGCCTTCCTTTAAACATTACGGCAATCCTTATGTTTGTGGTCAAATTAAGGCTTAAGAAACCAACTGTGGTGTACATGCTCAACCTGGCTTCTGCAGATGTCCTCTTCGTGAGTGTGCTTCCTTTTAAAATCGCCTACAacttttctggaaacaactggATCTTTGGGCCTGTGATGTGTCATTTTGTCACTGCCGCCTTCTACTGCAACATGTATTGCTCCGTCCTGCTGATGATGGTTATAAGCGTGGACCGTTTCCTGGCCGTGGTGTACCCAATACAGTCCCTGTCCTGGCGCACAGCAAGACGGGCCTCGCTGGTCTGCTTTCTCATCTGGCTTCTGGCTATAGCTGGGGTGGTACCTCTGATTGTCAATGAGCAAACACAGAGATTATCCCGGTTAAATATTACGACCTGTCACGATACATTAGATATCTCTGTTATTATGGATATATTTCGGTATAACTTTTCTGTATTAtccattttgttcttttttataccGTTATTAATCTCTGTCACCTGTTATGTGTGTATTATAAGGAAACTTTCTTCATCCAGTGTTGCTACAAAGACTGCTAAAAAGAGACGTGCCATTCTCCTGTCTCTAGCAGTCTTGTcttcttttattatttgttttggcCCTACAAATGTCCTATTATTAGTGCACAACTTGCGCATCTCACCTGATCAACCCCTTGATAGCCTGTATTTTGCCTATAGCTTAGCGGTCTGCATTGGTACCATAAACTGCTGCATTGATcccttaatttattattatggctCTTCAGGGTGTCAAAAGCAGGTGTGGGATCTCCTGTGCTATAAAAAACAGTCTGATCTTGAACAAAGCAGTCAGACAACAAGCAGTAATGCCACCAATCTTTTTTTTTGTGGCCTGAAAAAATTGTCTCaagcatag